One window from the genome of Saccharomyces mikatae IFO 1815 strain IFO1815 genome assembly, chromosome: 6 encodes:
- the NAN1 gene encoding Nan1p (similar to Saccharomyces cerevisiae NAN1 (YPL126W); ancestral locus Anc_8.626): MTQSLGIEQYKLSVVSGGKPTLNNFSSVTGNKNIARLSHDQRNYIIPFNNQIKVYSVETRQCVKTLKFANNSTLSEIFSQEQDDNESIVKILLGDITVSQQEDAHLITVFTKNGHVVVLNYKGKLVESPKHFKISLENEKLLNVFHNKGSYRLLTTFKDPSQKAHNSLQSYRLHGLEFNDTKKQFDVTDQAEWNNIILSNVSSNGKLLTHICKDASTKDHEHKSISVVSLFDDSVNMNFPLSSVLSSQTQSLSSNTRYVSCMAIDNVGQQLAIGFASGVISIVNLADLQVRLLKWHIDSVLSLAFSQDGTYLLSGGWEKVMSLWQLATNSQQFLPRLNGIIIDCQVLGPQGNYYSLILQMTENNSNSDYQFLLLSASDLTSKLSINGPLPVFSSTIKHIQQPISAINTKNSSSIGSLNHSKKKQSRKVIKSKRQDFTTNVEINPINKNLYFSHISAIQIFDFYKNEQVNYQYLTSGVNNSMGKVRFELNLQDPIITDLKFTKDGQWMITYEIEYPPNDLLSSKDLTHVLKFWTKNDNETSWNLKTKVINPHGISVPITKILPSPRSVNNSQGCLTADNNGGLKFWSFDSHESNWCLKKISLPNFNHFSNSVSLAWSQDGSLIFHGFDDKLQILDFDTFKKFESLENTKTVSEFTLDSEIQTVKLINDTNLIVATRTTLSAINLLQGQVINSFDLYPFVNGVYKNGHLDRLITCDEKTGNIALVVNQQLTDFEGIPTTKYKSRIIIFDSELSRKLGNFTHCEYISWIGWNYDTDFIFLDINSTLGVVGTTVNTQLSDEVNNESIMDGLVSSTTTSTVSNTDAFAEQLKKLTSRGKKSAARNNNADSNDEDEEDITLEFINGEKKDKLVNMNSFTSMFDNIQNVQMDTFFDRVMKVIT; this comes from the coding sequence ATGACGCAATCCCTGGGTATTGAACAGTATAAACTCTCGGTCGTATCTGGTGGGAAACCGACGTTGAATAATTTCAGTTCAGTGACCGGCAATAAGAATATTGCCCGTCTGTCACACGACCAACGAAACTATATTATCCCTTTCAACAACCAAATTAAGGTATATTCAGTGGAAACTAGACAATGTGTCAAGACTTTGAAGTTTGCGAACAATTCCACGCTGTCCGAAATCTTTTCACAGGAACAAGACGATAATGAATCCATTGTGAAGATACTGCTGGGTGATATAACTGTTTCGCAACAGGAGGATGCTCATCTAATTACAGTATTCACCAAGAATGGCCATGTGGTCGTTCTAAACTATAAAGGAAAACTGGTGGAGTCCCCTAAGCACTTCAAAATCTCcttggaaaatgaaaagcttTTGAATGTTTTTCATAATAAGGGCAGCTACAGGCTTTTGACGACATTCAAGGACCCCAGCCAAAAGGCACACAACTCGTTACAGTCATATAGATTACACGGGCTGGAGTTTAATGACACCAAGAAGCAATTTGATGTAACTGACCAAGCAGAATGGAATAACATCATATTGTCGAATGTTTCCTCCAACGGTAAACTATTGACTCATATATGCAAAGATGCTTCAACCAAAGACCATGAACACAAATCTATTTCAGTTGTTTCACTTTTTGATGACTCCGTCAATATGAACTTCCCCCTCAGTTCCGTCCTTTCTTCACAGACTCAATCCCTATCCTCTAATACAAGATACGTTTCATGTATGGCTATAGACAATGTGGGTCAACAATTAGCCATTGGGTTTGCCTCTGGAGTTATAAGTATTGTGAACCTGGCCGATTTACAAGTAAGGTTGCTCAAATGGCATATCGATTCCGTTTTATCACTAGCATTCTCACAAGATGGAACCTATTTATTGTCTGGTGGTTGGGAGAAGGTTATGAGTTTATGGCAATTAGCAACAAACTCTCAGCAATTCCTGCCCCGTTTGAACGGTATCATAATCGACTGTCAAGTATTGGGGCCACAAGGTAACTACTACTCTCTAATTTTACAGATGACTGAAAACAACTCAAATTCTGACTATCAATTTTTACTCTTGAGCGCTTCAGACTTGACCTCTAAATTATCGATTAACGGGCCATTACCGGTGTTTAGTAGCACCATAAAGCACATTCAGCAACCGATCTCTGCCATCAATACTAAGAACTCCAGCTCAATTGGCTCCCTCAACCACtctaaaaagaaacaatcaagaaaagtGATTAAATCGAAAAGACAGGATTTTACCACAAATGTAGAAATAAATCCTATTAACAAGAATTTATATTTCTCACACATTTCTGctattcaaatttttgacttttATAAAAACGAACAGGTTAATTATCAGTATTTAACATCAGGTGTCAATAACTCAATGGGTAAAGTTAGATTTGAACTTAATTTACAAGATCCAATAATAACTGACTTGAAATTCACTAAAGATGGGCAATGGATGATTACATACGAAATTGAATATCCACCAAACGATCTTTTATCTTCCAAGGATTTAACCCATGTCCTCAAGTTTTGGACTAagaatgataatgaaacaaGTTGGAATCTAAAGACAAAAGTGATAAACCCACACGGAATAAGTGTCCCGATTACCAAAATTTTGCCTTCTCCAAGATCTGTCAATAATAGCCAAGGCTGTTTAACGGCAGATAACAATGGTGGGTTGAAATTTTGGTCATTCGACTCTCATGAAAGCAACTGGtgcttgaaaaaaatttccttaCCAAATTTCAATCACTTCAGTAATTCTGTCTCTTTGGCTTGGTCTCAAGATGGGTCTCTAATATTCCATGGTTTTGATGACAAATTGCAAATTCTAGATTTCGacactttcaaaaagtttgaatctttggaaaataCAAAGACTGTCAGTGAATTCACATTAGACTCTGAAATCCAAACCGTTAAATTGATCAATGATACGAATTTGATCGTAGCTACCAGAACTACATTAAGTGCAATCAACCTATTGCAAGGTCAAGTTATAAACAGTTTTGACTTATATCCGTTCGTTAACGGAGTTTACAAAAACGGTCACCTGGATAGACTGATTACTTGTGATGAAAAAACAGGCAACATTGCACTCGTAGTAAATCAACAACTAACTGATTTTGAAGGTATACCAACCACGAAATACAAATCCcgtattattatatttgatTCTGAATTATCTAGAAAATTAGGTAACTTCACACACTGCGAATACATATCTTGGATCGGTTGGAATTATGACACTGATTTCATATTCCTGGACATAAATTCCACATTAGGTGTTGTCGGAACCACCGTGAATACTCAGTTATCCGATGAAGTTAATAATGAAAGCATAATGGATGGACTGGTAAGTAGCACCACTACTTCTACCGTCTCAAACACTGATGCGTTTGCAGAGcaactaaaaaaattaacaTCAAGAGGTAAAAAAAGTGCTGCTAGGAATAATAATGCTGATAGTAAcgacgaagatgaagaagacatCACTTTGGAATTTATAAACGGCGAAAAGAAGGATAAGCTAGTCAATATGAACAGTTTTACAAGCATGTTTGACAATATTCAAAATGTGCAAATGGATACATTTTTCGATCGTGTAATGAAAGTGATCACGTAG